The proteins below are encoded in one region of Rhododendron vialii isolate Sample 1 chromosome 7a, ASM3025357v1:
- the LOC131333467 gene encoding AT-hook motif nuclear-localized protein 24-like: MDPVRPLPPPFHTRDLQLHHPNYQHHQNQIKSEDNKNNLSAGGATTSEGKESLSLSGEGEVTRRPRGRPAGSKNKPKPPIIITRDSANALKSHVMEVANGCDIAESVSTFAARRQRGVCILSGSGNVTNVTLRQPAAPGAVVTLHGRFEILSISGSFLPPPAPPAASGLTIYLAGGQGQVVGGSVVGPLLASGPVVIMAASFGNAAYERLPLEEEEGPGSGGSGGGGGLASPPGMGGQQSTPPPQQHHQQQQQQQQQQMMGDPNNSPLFHGLPQNLLNSMQLPGDPHHQQGYWGTGRPPY; encoded by the coding sequence atggATCCAGTTCGACCACTTCCACCTCCTTTCCACACAAGAGATCTCCAACTCCACCACCCTAACTACCAACACCACCAAAACCAGATCAAATCCGAAGACAACAAGAACAACTTATCAGCCGGCGGCGCCACCACTTCGGAGGGCAAAGAATCACTCTCTCTTTCCGGAGAAGGAGAGGTCACGAGGCGGCCCCGCGGACGCCCCGCCGGATCCAAAAACAAGCCCAAGCCCCCCATCATAATCACCAGGGACAGCGCCAACGCCCTCAAATCCCACGTCATGGAAGTCGCCAACGGCTGTGATATCGCCGAGAGCGTCTCCACCTTCGCTGCACGGCGTCAGCGAGGCGTTTGTATTTTAAGCGGCAGCGGAAACGTTACTAACGTTACCCTCCGGCAGCCGGCCGCACCGGGCGCGGTCGTCACTTTACACGGCCGGTTCGAAATTCTATCCATATCGGGTTCCTTTTTGCCCCCTCCGGCCCCACCTGCCGCGTCTGGCCTGACTATTTATTTAGCAGGCGGACAGGGACAGGTGGTGGGAGGGAGCGTTGTGGGACCGCTCTTGGCGTCGGGCCCTGTGGTGATTATGGCCGCTTCGTTCGGGAATGCCGCGTACGAGAGGTTGCcgttggaggaggaggaggggccAGGAAGCGGAGggagtggtggcggcggtggatTGGCGTCGCCACCGGGTAtgggtggtcaacagtcaacgCCACCACCGCAGCAACACCaccaacagcagcagcagcaacaacaacagcagaTGATGGGTGATCCTAATAATTCACCTCTATTTCATGGGTTACCTCAAAATCTGCTAAATTCAATGCAATTACCAGGTGATCCTCATCATCAACAAGGGTATTGGGGAACAGGTCGCCCACCTTATTAA